In a single window of the Cucumis melo cultivar AY chromosome 11, USDA_Cmelo_AY_1.0, whole genome shotgun sequence genome:
- the LOC103497399 gene encoding BEL1-like homeodomain protein 4 gives MSQQDYQQAAAAAAAAAAAAAAGFFTPFSNGFDRSSTTHHQDSQQHYQHIAHQIRKEKLRLQGGYDAPPHPPSLVGIDDDDDNNDDQSAVHHVYDSTGILSEMFNFPPQPPPPPPQTDWYSNRQTINATDSAVAMQLFLMNPNPRSPSPPPPSSSTLHMLLPNPSSGGSYGQFTWGVVPEQETNNDHSSSNPNEGRLSLSLSSSLEAAKAEELRMGDSTNGLLYHHHHHPHVGIGSSNPLGVVNLLRNSKYIKATQELLEEFCSVGRGQFKKNNHHNKSNLPSNSNSHGGGGGDGAGVSSSSTKDHQPSLSATDRIEHQRRKVKLLSMLDEVDRRYNHYCEQMQMVVNSFDEVMGFRAAVPYTALAQKAMSRHFRCLKDAISSQLRHSCEMLGEKDGGVTGRASGITKGETPRLKLLEQSLRQQRAFHQMGIMEQEAWRPQRGLPERSVNILRAWLFEHFLHPYPSDADKHLLARQTGLSRNQVSNWFINARVRLWKPMVEEMYQQEAKDDDDDDDHNNNNNSSSNNNNNNNNNNNTTDDEEDTQTNNHQQIMNPLSQTPTPQPQPQPQPQPHLPPSSSAAVGQSYPANNYETELQDTCRRVSVLAAPDLQFGTTNGAATSDMEGPTTLIRFGTTIAATTTTTGDVSLTLGLRHAGNIPDQSSPFTLRSEFGGC, from the exons ATGTCACAACAAGACTACCAACaagcggcggcggcggcggccgcggcagcagcagcagcagcggCAGGTTTCTTCACGCCGTTTTCCAATGGCTTTGATAGATCTTCCACAACTCATCACCAAGACTCACAACAACATTACCAACACATAGCTCACCAGATCCGTAAAGAGAAGCTCCGCCTCCAAGGCGGCTACGACGCGCCGCCGCATCCACCGTCGTTAGTTGGAATCGACGATGACGACGACAACAACGACGACCAATCCGCTGTCCATCACGTTTACGACTCCACCGGAATTTTATCCGAAATGTTCAATTTTCCACCACAACCGCCACCGCCACCTCCGCAGACTGATTGGTACAGTAACAGACAAACAATCAACGCCACGGATTCGGCTGTCGCCATGCAGCTTTTTCTAATGAACCCGAATCCTCGGTCGCCATCTCCGCCACCACCGTCGTCGTCGACACTCCACATGCTTCTTCCAAACCCTTCTTCAGGAGGGTCTTATGGACAATTCACATGGGGGGTGGTGCCGGAGCAAGAAACAAATAATGACCATTCTTCATCAAACCCTAATGAAGGTCGTCTTTCATTGTCATTGTCATCTTCTTTGGAAGCTGCAAAAGCTGAGGAATTGAGAATGGGCGACAGCACCAATGGGTTGCTTTATCATCACCACCATCACCCTCATGTCGGAATTGGGTCCTCCAATCCATTGGGAGTTGTCAACTTATTGAGAAATTCAAAGTACATTAAAGCTACTCAAGAATTATTAGAGGAATTTTGTAGCGTTGGAAGAGGTCAATTTAAGAAGAACAATCATCATAATAAATCAAATTTGCCCTCCAATTCTAACTCTCATGGTGGCGGTGGAGGCGACGGTGCCGGAGTTTCTTCATCTTCAACAAAGGATCATCAACCATCTTTGTCAGCAACTGATAGGATTGAACATCAAAGGAGAAAGGTCAAATTGTTATCTATGCTTGATGAG GTTGATCGAAGATATAATCATTATTGTGAGCAAATGCAAATGGTGGTGAATTCATTCGACGAGGTGATGGGATTCAGGGCAGCAGTGCCATACACGGCGTTGGCGCAGAAGGCAATGTCGAGGCATTTTCGATGTTTAAAGGATGCAATATCATCACAGCTGAGGCATAGTTGCGAGATGTTGGGGGAGAAAGATGGGGGAGTAACTGGTAGAGCTTCGGGAATAACAAAGGGAGAGACTCCTAGACTTAAGCTCTTGGAGCAAAGCCTTAGGCAGCAACGAGCGTTCCATCAAATGGGTATTATGGAACAAGAAGCTTGGCGTCCTCAACGCGGCTTGCCTGAACGCTCTGTCAATATCTTACGAGCTTGGCTCTTCGAGCATTTCCTTCATCC GTATCCTAGTGATGCTGATAAACATTTGTTAGCTAGACAGACTGGTTTGTCAAGAAATCAA GTATCAAATTGGTTCATTAATGCCAGGGTTCGTTTGTGGAAACCCATGGTAGAAGAAATGTACCAACAAGAAGCCAAAGATGATGACGATGACGACGAtcataataacaacaacaatagtagtagtaataataataataataataacaacaataataataccACCGATGATGAAGAAGACACACAAACCAACAACCATCAACAAATAATGAATCCCCTTTCACAAACTCCAACGCCACAGCCACAGCCACAGCCGCAGCCGCAGCCTCATCTTCCTCCTTCGTCCTCCGCCGCGGTGGGGCAGTCGTATCCGGCGAACAATTATGAGACAGAGCTGCAGGACACGTGTCGGCGTGTCAGCGTTCTGGCTGCACCTGATCTTCAATTCGGGACCACAAATGGTGCTGCCACGTCTGACATGGAAGGGCCCACCACTCTCATAAGGTTCGGGACCACCATCgccgccaccaccaccaccaccggTGACGTGTCGCTCACACTAGGTTTACGCCACGCCGGAAATATCCCCGATCAATCCTCACCCTTCACCCTCAGATCCGAGTTTGGAGGCtgttaa